One genomic segment of Coffea arabica cultivar ET-39 chromosome 6e, Coffea Arabica ET-39 HiFi, whole genome shotgun sequence includes these proteins:
- the LOC113697607 gene encoding uncharacterized protein: protein MGGKCPHRSVKKRRYSHKTARRTKFLVKGDDAVYEELHCMVGENKSLPVDEDLPGMGQYYCLHCDRYFANVAVRDEHFKTKRHKKRMKLMMGPAPHTQLDADLAAGMGMPDNGPKLLST from the exons ATGGGAGGCAAGTGTCCTCATAGAAGCGTCAAGAAGCGACGCTACTCTCACAAAACAGCTCGCCGCACTAAATTTCTCGTCAAAG GTGATGATGCGGTTTACGAGGAGCTTCATTGTATGGTGGGCGAGAACAAATCCTTGCCCGTCGACGAAGACCTTCCTGGAATGGGCCAATATTACTGCCTGCACTGCGA TCGGTATTTCGCGAATGTAGCGGTTAGGGATGAGCATTTCAAGACCAAACGACACAAGAAACG TATGAAGCTGATGATGGGACCTGCGCCACATACACAACTTGATGCTGACCTAGCTGCTGGAATGGGCATGCCAGATAATGGTCCAAAGCTTTTGTCAACTTGA
- the LOC140009315 gene encoding ABC transporter B family member 1-like, which yields MSQECEEIKTIEQWRWSEMQGLELFVSAPHPSLETTTTTTSDLHNTTTSSFKAPNDLNSLTTATATPTTTTTITCTNSTSHQPAVTSTPIVEDPDSQVVLRQHTLNFVQSGIEQARKKKMDGCDGKKDGGDAEKPTSPPPSSGFGELFRFADGLDYVLMGIGTLGAFVHGCSLPLFLRFFADLVNSFGSNASNVDKMTQEVVKYAFYFLVVGAAIWASSWAEISCWMWTGERQSTKMRIKYLEAALNQDIQFFDTEVRTSDVVYAINTDAVMIQDAISEKLGNFIHYMATFVSGFVVGFTAVWQLALVTLAVVPLIAIIGGIHTTTLAKLSAKSQEALSQAGNIAEQTIVQIRTVLAYVGESRALQAYSAALRISQRLGYKSGFAKGMGLGATYFTVFCCYALLLWYGGYLVRHHFTNGGLAIATMFAVMIGGLALGQSAPSMAAFAKARVAAAKIFRIIDQKPSVDRNNDRGLELESVTGQVELKNVDFCYPSRPDVQILNGFSLTVPAGKTIALVGSSGSGKSTVVSLIERFYDPNSGQVLLDGHDIKTLKLRWLRQQIGLVSQEPALFATSIKENILLGRPEASVVEIEEAARVANAHSFVVKLPDGYDTQVGERGLQLSGGQKQRIAIARAMLKNPAILLLDEATSALDSESEKLVQEALDRFMIGRTTLVIAHRLSTIRKADLVVVLQQGSVSEIGTHDELISKGENGVYAKLIRMQEAAHEAAINSARKSSARPSSARNSVSSPIIARNSSYGRSPYSRRLSDFSTSDFSLSLDASYPNYRLEKLPFKEQASSFWRLAKMNSPEWPYALVGSIGSVICGSLSAFFAYVLSAVLSVYYNPNHALMIREIAKYCYLLIGLSSAALIFNTLQHFFWDVVGENLTKRVREKMLAAVLKNEMAWFDQEENESSRVAARLALDANNVRSAIGDRISVIMQNSALMLVACTAGFVLQWRLALVLVAVFPVVVAATVLQKMFMKGFSGDLEAAHAKGTQLAGEAVANLRTVAAFNSESKIVSLFTSNLETPLKRCFWKGQIAGSGYGIAQFSLYASYALGLWYASWLVKHGISDFSKTIRVFMVLMVSANGAAETLTLAPDFIKGGRAMRSVFDLLDRKTEIEPDDPEATLVPDRLRGEVEFKHVDFSYPSRPDIAIFRDLNLRARAGKTLALVGPSGCGKSSVIALTERFYEPSSGRIMIDGKDIRKYNLKSFRRHIALVPQEPCLFATTIYENIAYGHESATEAEITEAATLANAHKFIASLPDGDKTFVGERGVQLSGGQKQRIAIARAFLRKADIMLLDEATSALDAESERCVQEALERVCSGKTTIVVAHRLSTIRNAHVIAVVDDGKVAEQGSHSHLQKNYPEGIYARMIHLQRFSHGQAINIASGSSSSARHKEDQDGQ from the exons ATGTCACAAGAATGCGAGGAGATAAAGACGATAGAGCAGTGGAGATGGTCTGAAATGCAAGGCCTTGAACTCTTTGTCTCAGCTCCTCACCCCTCCTTAgaaaccaccaccaccaccacctcagACCTACACaacaccaccacctcctcctttAAAGCCCCCAACGACCTTAACTCCCTCACTACTGCTACTGCTActcctactactactactacaatCACTTGTACTAATTCTACTTCTCATCAACCAGCAGTAACATCAACACCGATAGTAGAAGACCCTGATTCTCAAGTAGTTTTAAGGCAACATACTCTAAATTTTGTCCAGAGTGGTATAGAGCAggcaaggaagaagaagatggatGGCTGTGACGGAAAGAAAGATGGTGGTGATGCAGAGAAGCCTACTTCACCACCACCCTCATCCGGGTTCGGTGAACTTTTTAGATTTGCGGATGGTTTGGATTATGTTTTGATGGGAATTGGGACGCTTGGTGCCTTTGTCCATGGCTGTTCATTGCCTCTGTTTCTTAGATTCTTTGCTGATCTTGTTAATTCTTTTGGCTCTAATGCCAGCAATGTTGATAAGATGACTCAAGAAGTCGTAAAG TATGCATTTTACTTTCTTGTAGTAGGAGCGGCAATATGGGCATCTTCCTGGGCAG AGATATCGTGTTGGATGTGGACCGGAGAGAGACAATCCACTAAAATGAGAATCAAGTACCTAGAGGCTGCTTTGAATCAAGACATTCAATTCTTTGATACAGAAGTTCGGACCTCGGATGTAGTTTATGCCATTAACACTGACGCCGTCATGATCCAAGATGCCATTAGTGAGAAG CTGGGAAATTTCATACATTACATGGCAACATTTGTATCTGGTTTTGTGGTGGGATTTACAGCAGTTTGGCAGTTAGCTCTGGTTACTCTGGCTGTGGTTCCTCTTATAGCTATAATTGGAGGGATCCATACGACCACATTAGCCAAGCTTTCCGCCAAGAGTCAAGAAGCTCTTTCACAAGCGGGAAACATTGCAGAACAG ACAATAGTTCAAATACGGACAGTGTTGGCATATGTCGGCGAGTCAAGAGCATTGCAAGCATACTCTGCTGCTCTCAGAATTTCTCAGAGGCTGGGTTACAAGAGTGGGTTTGCAAAGGGAATGGGCTTGGGAGCTACATACTTCACAGTTTTCTGCTGTTATGCTCTTCTTCTCTGGTACGGAGGTTACTTGGTTAGGCATCACTTTACCAACGGAGGGCTTGCAATAGCCACAATGTTTGCTGTTATGATAGGTGGACT AGCATTGGGACAATCTGCACCTAGCATGGCTGCATTTGCAAAGGCCAGAGTTGCTGCTGCTAAGATTTTCCGAATAATCGATCAGAAGCCGAGTGTTGACAGAAACAACGATCGGGGTTTGGAGTTGGAATCTGTTACAGGCCAGGTGGAGCTAAAAAATGTCGATTTCTGCTATCCTTCAAGGCCTGACGTTCAGATACTCAATGGTTTCTCCCTCACTGTTCCGGCCGGAAAGACCATAGCATTGGTGGGAAGCAGTGGCTCTGGCAAAAGTACTGTGGTCTCTCTCATTGAGAGATTTTATGATCCCAATTCCG GACAAGTTCTTCTAGATGGGCATGACATAAAGACATTAAAGCTTAGATGGTTGAGGCAGCAGATCGGACTGGTGAGTCAGGAGCCTGCACTGTTTGCCACTTCCATCAAAGAAAACATACTGTTGGGTAGGCCTGAGGCTAGTGTGGTTGAGATTGAAGAAGCTGCCAGAGTTGCCAATGCGCATTCATTCGTCGTGAAGCTTCCTGACGGCTATGATACTCAG GTAGGGGAGAGGGGATTGCAACTATCAGGAGGACAGAAGCAGAGAATTGCTATAGCAAGGGCAATGCTTAAGAATCCAGCAATTTTGCTTTTGGATGAGGCAACCAGTGCTCTGGATTCCGAATCTGAAAAGCTGGTTCAAGAGGCACTAGATAGATTCATGATTGGAAGGACAACACTTGTAATTGCTCATCGCCTCTCCACCATCCGCAAAGCTGATCTTGTCGTCGTGCTTCAGCAAGGCAGTGTGTCCGAAATCGGAACACATGATGAGCTCATTTCTAAGGGAGAAAATGGTGTCTACGCCAAGCTCATCAGAATGCAGGAAGCGGCTCATGAAGCAGCTATCAACAGTGCAAGAAAAAGTAGTGCAAG GCCATCTAGTGCAAGAAACTCTGTGAGCTCACCGATTATAGCCAGAAACTCCTCTTATGGACGATCCCCATACTCGCGCCGGCTATCAGACTTCTCTACTTCTGACTTTAGCCTCTCCCTTGATGCTTCTTATCCCAATTATCGTCTTGAAAAGCTACCATTTAAAGAGCAAGCAAGTTCCTTCTGGCGTCTCGCAAAGATGAATTCTCCCGAGTGGCCTTATGCTCTAGTTGGTTCAATCGGCTCTGTAATTTGTGGATCTCTTAGTGCATTCTTTGCGTATGTCTTGAGTGCAGTTCTAAGTGTCTACTACAATCCAAACCATGCTCTCATGATCAGAGAAATTGCAAAATACTGCTATCTTTTAATTGGTCTCTCATCTGCTGCACTTATCTTCAACACGCTGCAGCATTTCTTCTGGGATGTTGTGGGGGAGAACTTAACAAAGCGAGTTAGAGAAAAAATGCTGGCTGCTGTTCTGAAAAATGAAATGGCTTGGTTCGACCAAGAAGAGAATGAAAGTTCTAGAGTTGCAGCGAGGTTGGCTTTAGATGCCAACAATGTTAGGTCAGCCATTGGAGACAGGATTTCAGTGATCATGCAAAACTCAGCTCTTATGCTCGTTGCTTGTACTGCTGGATTCGTATTGCAATGGCGCCTGGCCCTAGTTCTCGTTGCTGTCTTTCCTGTGGTTGTTGCAGCGACAGTATTGCAG AAAATGTTCATGAAAGGATTCTCAGGGGACCTAGAAGCAGCACATGCCAAAGGTACACAACTAGCTGGGGAAGCTGTGGCTAATCTAAGAACCGTTGCTGCCTTCAATTCTGAGTCGAAAATTGTGAGCCTCTTTACCTCCAACCTTGAAACTCCACTGAAGCGCTGCTTCTGGAAGGGACAAATTGCTGGAAGCGGATATGGGATTGCTCAGTTCTCGCTCTATGCTTCCTATGCCCTTGGTCTTTGGTATGCCTCCTGGCTTGTCAAGCACGGGATCTCCGACTTCTCAAAGACCATCCGTGTATTCATGGTCCTCATGGTCTCAGCCAATGGCGCCGCTGAAACTCTAACTCTAGCCCCTGACTTCATCAAAGGTGGTCGAGCAATGCGTTCAGTGTTTGATCTCCTAGATCGGAAAACAGAAATTGAGCCTGATGATCCTGAAGCTACCCTAGTACCTGACAGACTTCGTGGGGAAGTAGAATTCAAGCATGTGGATTTCTCTTATCCTTCTAGGCCAGATATAGCAATCTTCCGTGATTTAAATCTCCGAGCTCGAGCTGGCAAGACTCTTGCTCTTGTAGGGCCAAGTGGTTGTGGAAAGAGCTCTGTCATTGCTCTTACAGAACGATTCTATGAGCCGTCTTCTGGGCGTATTATGATCGACGGAAAAGACATACGCAAGTATAATCTCAAGTCATTTAGACGCCACATTGCATTGGTGCCACAAGAACCATGTCTCTTTGCCACCACCATATATGAAAATATTGCGTATGGACACGAGTCAGCAACTGAAGCTGAGATAACTGAAGCAGCAACATTGGCAAATGCACACAAGTTCATAGCATCGTTGCCCGACGGCGATAAAACGTTTGTGGGAGAGAGGGGAGTTCAATTGTCAGGAGGACAAAAACAGAGGATTGCCATTGCTCGAGCATTTTTGAGGAAGGCAGACATAATGCTGCTGGATGAAGCCACAAGCGCTCTAGATGCAGAATCAGAAAGGTGCGTGCAAGAAGCCCTGGAGCGTGTTTGCTCTGGAAAAACCACAATTGTAGTGGCACACAGACTATCAACGATCAGAAATGCGCATGTCATTGCCGTCGTAGACGATGGGAAGGTAGCGGAACAAGGTTCTCATTCCCATCTGCAGAAGAACTACCCTGAGGGGATTTACGCCCGTATGATTCATTTACAAAGATTTTCGCACGGACAAGCAATTAACATTGCATCTGGCTCAAGTTCCTCTGCACGTCATAAGGAAGACCAAGATGGACAATGA